Proteins encoded together in one Pseudomonas sp. TCU-HL1 window:
- the zipA gene encoding cell division protein ZipA, whose protein sequence is MDIGLREWLIVIGIIVIAGILFDGWRRMSGGKGKLKFRLDRNFSNVQDDDEDPNLLGPSRVKEHGHQEPSLDEADLPSLSAREPSKRRGEPHQGDLNLDEPVPTLLNPVDEGKKNGKAHPQVQTQQEAPVEEVLVINVVARDEAGFKGPALLQNILESGLRFGAMDIFHRHESMAGNGEVLFSMANGVKPGTFDLDDIDHFSTRAVSFFLGLPGPRHPKQAFDVMVAAARKLSQELNGELKDDQRSVMTAQTIEHYRQRIVEFERKHLTHKR, encoded by the coding sequence ATGGATATCGGTCTGCGCGAGTGGCTGATCGTCATTGGCATCATCGTAATCGCCGGCATTCTGTTCGATGGCTGGCGCCGCATGAGTGGCGGCAAGGGGAAGCTCAAGTTCAGGCTGGATCGCAACTTCTCCAACGTTCAGGACGACGATGAAGATCCGAATCTGCTCGGCCCGTCCCGGGTCAAGGAGCACGGTCACCAGGAGCCATCCCTGGACGAGGCCGATCTGCCATCGCTGAGCGCTCGCGAGCCGAGCAAGCGCCGCGGTGAGCCGCATCAGGGAGACCTCAATCTCGACGAGCCGGTACCGACCCTGCTGAACCCGGTCGACGAAGGCAAGAAGAACGGCAAGGCCCATCCTCAGGTGCAAACCCAGCAGGAAGCGCCGGTCGAGGAAGTGCTGGTCATCAATGTCGTCGCCCGCGACGAAGCCGGCTTCAAGGGCCCGGCGTTGCTGCAGAACATTCTGGAAAGTGGTCTGCGCTTCGGTGCCATGGATATCTTCCATCGCCACGAAAGCATGGCTGGCAATGGCGAAGTGCTGTTCTCCATGGCCAACGGCGTGAAGCCGGGCACCTTCGACCTGGACGACATCGACCACTTCAGCACCCGTGCCGTGAGCTTCTTCCTCGGCCTGCCGGGTCCGCGCCATCCGAAGCAGGCCTTCGATGTGATGGTCGCTGCTGCCCGCAAGCTGTCCCAGGAGCTGAATGGCGAACTGAAAGACGACCAGCGCAGTGTAATGACCGCGCAAACCATCGAGCATTACCGCCAGCGCATCGTCGAATTCGAGCGCAAGCACCTGACTCACAAGCGCTGA
- the ligA gene encoding NAD-dependent DNA ligase LigA has product MTDAQTAAVRILELRAELDAHNYRYYVLDEPSVPDAEYDRLFRELQALEAQHPELVTPESPTQRVSGAALSAFGEVRHEVPMLSLGNAFEEDDLRAFDRSVQSGLGLQAGDLFGGGAEVEYSCEPKLDGLAVSLLYRNGQLVRGATRGDGTTGEDISSNVRTIRNVPLKLQGEGWPELLEVRGEVYMPRAGFEELNARQAESGGKTFANPRNAAAGSLRQLDPKITASRPLEFCCYGVGQVSGELPATQVGMLEQLKAWGVPISRELKLARGAQACLDYYRDIGERRMSLAYDIDGVVFKVNNIEDQQQLGFRARTPHWAIAHKFPAQEELTELLDVEFQVGRTGAVTPVARLKPVQVAGVTVSNATLHNMDEVERLGLMIGDTVIIRRAGDVIPQVMQVVVERRPADARPVHIPEQCPVCGSAVERTQLIKRGKGKETISEGSVYRCVGRLACAAQLKQAIIHFASRRALDIEGLGDKIVEQLVDTGLVASPADLYTLQYDQVVALEGFADLSTRNLLGAIADSRKPTLARFIYALGIPDVGEETAKLLARALGSLERIQRALPDVLTYLPDVGLEVAHEIHAFFADAHNEKVIGDLLERGIELQEEGGLSPEFAACATFADFIDKLNISGIAATGAKNLAEKAGNLDGLIALSRDWLDLSVMKGLNEKAKQALREFFVVEESVRRAQAIEVQLRDFGMHWESEKKVVDGLPLAGQTWVLTGTLEVMSRDVAKEKLETLGAKVAGSVSARTHCVVAGPGAGSKLAKANELGVRVLDEEQFLAELARLG; this is encoded by the coding sequence ATGACCGATGCCCAAACCGCCGCCGTACGCATCCTTGAGCTGCGCGCCGAGCTGGATGCGCACAACTACCGCTACTACGTGCTCGACGAGCCCAGCGTGCCGGACGCCGAGTACGACCGTCTGTTTCGCGAGCTGCAGGCCCTGGAGGCCCAGCATCCCGAGCTGGTGACCCCGGAATCGCCGACCCAGCGGGTCAGTGGCGCGGCCCTGTCGGCCTTCGGCGAGGTGCGCCACGAGGTGCCCATGCTCAGCCTGGGCAACGCATTCGAAGAAGACGATCTGCGTGCCTTCGACCGCAGTGTGCAGAGCGGGCTTGGCCTGCAGGCCGGCGACCTGTTTGGTGGTGGCGCAGAGGTGGAGTACAGCTGTGAGCCCAAGCTCGATGGCCTGGCGGTCAGCCTGCTTTACCGCAATGGCCAGCTCGTACGTGGTGCCACGCGTGGTGATGGCACCACCGGCGAGGACATTAGCAGCAACGTGCGCACCATCCGCAATGTCCCGCTCAAGCTGCAAGGGGAGGGCTGGCCGGAGTTGCTGGAGGTGCGGGGTGAGGTCTACATGCCCAGGGCCGGTTTCGAGGAACTCAATGCGCGCCAGGCCGAAAGTGGCGGCAAGACCTTCGCCAACCCGCGTAACGCGGCCGCCGGCAGCCTGCGTCAGCTGGACCCGAAGATTACCGCCAGCCGCCCACTGGAGTTCTGCTGCTATGGCGTTGGCCAGGTCAGCGGTGAATTGCCGGCGACCCAGGTGGGCATGCTCGAGCAGCTCAAGGCCTGGGGCGTCCCCATCAGCCGGGAGTTGAAACTGGCCCGTGGCGCCCAGGCCTGCCTGGATTACTACCGTGACATCGGCGAGCGGCGCATGAGCCTGGCGTATGACATCGACGGCGTGGTGTTCAAGGTCAACAACATCGAGGACCAGCAGCAACTGGGCTTTCGCGCGCGCACCCCGCACTGGGCGATCGCACACAAATTCCCGGCCCAAGAAGAACTCACCGAGCTGCTGGACGTGGAATTCCAGGTCGGCCGTACCGGTGCCGTCACCCCCGTCGCGCGGCTCAAGCCTGTGCAGGTGGCGGGCGTCACCGTGTCCAATGCCACCTTGCACAACATGGACGAAGTCGAGCGCCTGGGGCTGATGATTGGCGACACCGTGATCATCCGTCGTGCCGGTGACGTGATTCCTCAGGTGATGCAGGTGGTGGTCGAGCGCCGTCCGGCTGATGCACGGCCGGTGCACATCCCGGAACAGTGCCCGGTCTGCGGTTCGGCGGTGGAACGCACCCAGCTGATCAAGCGCGGCAAGGGCAAGGAAACCATCAGTGAAGGCTCGGTGTATCGCTGCGTTGGCCGCCTGGCCTGCGCCGCTCAGTTGAAGCAGGCGATCATCCACTTCGCCTCGCGGCGCGCCCTGGATATCGAGGGTCTGGGCGACAAGATCGTCGAACAACTGGTGGATACCGGCCTGGTCGCCTCGCCCGCCGATCTTTACACCCTCCAATACGACCAGGTGGTGGCGCTGGAAGGTTTTGCCGACCTGTCTACCCGCAACTTGCTGGGGGCCATTGCCGATAGCCGCAAACCGACGCTGGCGCGCTTCATCTACGCCCTGGGCATTCCTGACGTGGGTGAGGAAACCGCCAAGCTGCTGGCTCGCGCGCTGGGTTCCCTGGAGCGCATTCAGCGGGCACTGCCTGACGTGCTCACCTACCTGCCCGACGTGGGACTGGAAGTGGCCCACGAAATCCACGCGTTCTTCGCCGATGCGCATAACGAGAAGGTGATTGGCGACCTGCTGGAGCGCGGCATCGAGTTGCAGGAGGAGGGCGGCCTGAGCCCGGAATTTGCCGCGTGCGCAACCTTCGCCGACTTCATCGACAAGCTCAATATCTCCGGTATTGCGGCCACGGGTGCGAAGAACCTGGCGGAAAAGGCCGGCAACCTGGATGGCCTGATTGCCCTCAGCCGCGACTGGCTCGATCTGAGCGTGATGAAGGGCCTGAACGAAAAGGCCAAGCAGGCCCTGCGCGAATTCTTCGTAGTGGAGGAGAGCGTTCGCCGTGCCCAGGCCATCGAAGTCCAGCTGCGCGATTTCGGCATGCACTGGGAAAGTGAGAAGAAGGTCGTGGACGGTCTACCGCTGGCAGGCCAGACCTGGGTGCTGACCGGCACGCTGGAAGTCATGAGCCGGGATGTCGCCAAGGAGAAGCTGGAGACGCTGGGGGCCAAGGTGGCAGGCTCGGTATCGGCGCGTACCCACTGCGTGGTGGCCGGGCCGGGCGCCGGTTCCAAGCTGGCCAAGGCCAATGAGCTGGGTGTACGGGTTCTGGACGAGGAGCAGTTTCTCGCGGAACTGGCGCGGCTGGGCTGA
- a CDS encoding AraC family transcriptional regulator, which yields MQSNSAVEPVLLWLDLTRSRSTPALMQQFEGCCECRLAEGRKTPGKEQLRQVDMICVHFNCPDVNGLNLLLELKRTYPSTPIAMFTVQHSEELAIWAMRARVWEFVVLPLGVDEQNRFLDSLQQLSEVRRAVTSLGRKPLLERNPPLPESIRLTSGHQKHKALSKVMPYIEQHFRDSVDQKELAQQCGMTPFRFSRLFKEVNGIGFMEYILGKRMDFAKHLLENSQMPVTSIGYEAGFKDPSYFARAFKQLAGCTPSEYRQSLRPIEAAEAPAAVIDEEILGIGA from the coding sequence ATGCAGTCGAACTCCGCCGTAGAACCCGTGCTGCTCTGGCTCGACCTGACTCGTAGCAGGTCGACGCCAGCGCTCATGCAGCAGTTCGAGGGCTGTTGCGAATGCCGATTGGCGGAAGGCCGCAAGACGCCGGGAAAGGAGCAGCTACGCCAGGTCGACATGATCTGCGTCCACTTCAACTGCCCGGATGTCAACGGCCTCAACCTGCTGCTGGAGTTGAAGCGGACCTACCCGTCCACCCCCATCGCCATGTTCACCGTCCAGCACTCCGAGGAACTGGCTATCTGGGCGATGCGCGCCAGGGTCTGGGAGTTCGTAGTGCTACCGCTGGGCGTTGACGAGCAGAACCGTTTCCTCGACAGCCTGCAGCAGCTCAGCGAAGTGCGCCGAGCCGTCACCAGCCTCGGGCGCAAGCCATTGCTGGAACGCAACCCGCCCCTGCCTGAGAGCATTCGCCTGACCTCTGGCCACCAGAAGCACAAGGCGTTGAGCAAGGTGATGCCCTACATCGAGCAGCATTTTCGCGACAGCGTCGATCAGAAGGAGCTGGCCCAGCAGTGCGGCATGACCCCTTTCCGCTTCAGCCGCCTCTTCAAGGAGGTCAACGGCATCGGCTTCATGGAATACATCCTCGGCAAGCGCATGGATTTCGCCAAGCACCTGCTGGAGAACAGCCAGATGCCGGTAACCAGCATCGGCTATGAGGCCGGATTCAAGGACCCGTCTTACTTTGCTCGCGCATTCAAGCAACTAGCGGGCTGCACGCCCAGCGAGTATCGGCAGAGCCTGCGCCCAATCGAAGCGGCGGAAGCGCCCGCCGCCGTGATCGACGAGGAAATTCTGGGCATTGGGGCCTGA
- a CDS encoding Flp family type IVb pilin: protein MTFEAIKTSVMKFVKDEDGLTIVEYAVAGGIITIGVVTAFTLLGGEVDTNIRALCGAVKSRAGSAAAPC from the coding sequence ATGACTTTTGAAGCAATCAAGACTTCGGTGATGAAGTTCGTGAAGGATGAGGATGGGCTGACCATTGTGGAATACGCGGTTGCCGGCGGCATTATTACCATTGGGGTTGTGACTGCTTTCACCTTGCTGGGCGGCGAGGTGGATACCAACATCCGGGCGCTCTGTGGTGCGGTCAAGTCCCGGGCTGGCAGCGCTGCAGCACCCTGCTAG
- a CDS encoding A24 family peptidase — MPAEYILIPAVLLGLLGIAVVSDLLHHRIPNLLVLTGIALGLGLQVYSVGYSGINIGLMGMLIGFAIFLPLYALGGMAAGDVKLMAMVGCFFTYQDAMWMAFYSLIAGSVCGFLIVLCRGQVLRTLTRYGLMLRTWVYLAPTQGEAAGKPFPYSVAILLGTLIGIFWQPLGH, encoded by the coding sequence ATGCCCGCGGAATACATCCTGATCCCTGCCGTGCTTCTTGGGCTGCTGGGTATCGCGGTGGTGAGCGACCTGCTTCACCACCGCATTCCCAACCTGTTGGTACTGACAGGTATCGCGCTAGGGCTTGGACTCCAGGTGTATTCCGTTGGGTATAGCGGCATCAATATCGGACTGATGGGCATGTTGATTGGTTTCGCCATCTTCCTGCCGCTCTACGCATTGGGTGGGATGGCTGCGGGCGACGTGAAGCTGATGGCCATGGTCGGCTGTTTCTTTACCTATCAGGACGCCATGTGGATGGCCTTCTACAGCTTGATTGCCGGCAGTGTCTGCGGATTCCTGATCGTCCTCTGCCGTGGGCAGGTGCTGCGCACCCTGACGCGTTACGGGCTGATGCTGAGGACATGGGTGTACCTGGCGCCGACCCAGGGTGAAGCTGCAGGCAAGCCATTCCCATATTCGGTTGCCATTCTGCTGGGAACCTTGATCGGCATCTTCTGGCAACCACTCGGGCATTAG
- a CDS encoding AAA family ATPase, translated as MFAVSDSEAYPSEREAVQRLAPQPRTIRETGLADSFLGDLVCKHLHDAGVLDLPRLVERLALTGAVLEEVLAFLRKDGRVEVLGQAGGQALRYGLTERGRSAARDALARSGYIGAAPFPVSAYRSLLKVQTIHHGRITARDMRNAFHSVVLADEMLDQLGVAMNSGRAIMIYGPAGTGKTYISSRLIRLFAEAIWVPYAIAINEAVIEIYDPQVHQRLEDGTQPNKLLLDEGIDRRLLCCKRPIVITGGELSMEQLDIRYDPFTRLYRAPLQLKASNGLFIIDDMGRQRMAPAELLNRWIVPMEEKRDFLNLGGGRHCELPFDLILVFSTNLNPLELADEAFLRRIGYKLHFNYLQPDEYGCIWRQETERLGIPFDPILLRYVLQGLYEPQGMPLVPCHPRDLLGMALDHQRYLDGSGPLSPQDLEWAWHNYFVQLDFLG; from the coding sequence ATGTTTGCCGTCAGCGACAGCGAAGCCTACCCCAGCGAACGCGAGGCCGTACAGCGACTTGCGCCGCAGCCGCGCACCATTCGCGAGACCGGCCTGGCGGACAGCTTCCTCGGTGATCTGGTCTGCAAGCACCTGCATGATGCTGGTGTGTTGGACCTGCCGCGTCTGGTGGAGCGCCTGGCGCTGACAGGGGCGGTGCTGGAGGAGGTCCTCGCTTTCCTGCGCAAGGACGGACGTGTCGAAGTGCTGGGCCAGGCCGGTGGCCAGGCCCTGCGCTACGGCCTGACCGAACGCGGCCGCAGTGCCGCCCGTGATGCCCTGGCGCGCAGCGGTTATATCGGCGCCGCGCCTTTCCCAGTGAGCGCCTACCGCTCGTTGCTCAAGGTGCAGACCATCCACCATGGCCGCATCACCGCGCGGGATATGCGCAATGCCTTTCATAGCGTGGTTCTGGCCGACGAGATGCTGGACCAGCTCGGCGTGGCGATGAACTCCGGCCGCGCCATCATGATCTACGGGCCGGCGGGTACCGGTAAGACCTATATCAGCAGTCGCCTGATCCGGTTGTTCGCCGAGGCCATCTGGGTGCCCTATGCCATCGCCATCAACGAGGCAGTGATCGAGATTTACGATCCCCAGGTGCACCAACGCTTGGAGGACGGTACACAGCCAAACAAGCTGCTGCTGGATGAAGGCATCGATCGCCGCCTGCTGTGCTGCAAGCGCCCTATCGTGATCACCGGTGGCGAGCTGAGCATGGAGCAGCTGGATATCCGCTACGACCCCTTCACCCGGCTGTACAGGGCGCCCTTGCAACTGAAGGCCAGCAACGGCCTGTTCATAATCGACGACATGGGTCGTCAGCGCATGGCACCGGCTGAATTGCTGAACCGCTGGATCGTGCCCATGGAAGAGAAACGCGATTTTCTCAACCTGGGCGGTGGGCGCCATTGCGAGCTGCCTTTCGACCTGATTCTGGTGTTCTCCACCAATCTCAATCCGCTGGAGCTGGCCGACGAGGCCTTCCTCCGGCGGATTGGCTACAAGTTGCATTTCAACTACCTGCAGCCGGATGAGTACGGGTGCATCTGGCGGCAGGAAACCGAGCGGCTCGGCATTCCCTTCGACCCTATCCTGCTGCGCTACGTGCTTCAGGGGTTGTATGAGCCCCAGGGCATGCCACTGGTGCCTTGCCATCCGCGGGATCTGCTGGGCATGGCGCTGGATCATCAGCGCTATCTCGACGGCTCTGGCCCGCTGTCGCCACAGGACCTGGAATGGGCCTGGCACAACTACTTCGTCCAGCTCGATTTCCTTGGCTGA